The Argiope bruennichi chromosome 9, qqArgBrue1.1, whole genome shotgun sequence genome contains a region encoding:
- the LOC129985066 gene encoding glutamate receptor ionotropic, delta-1-like, with protein sequence MKFPKYLKVATTTAGSSKVIETENGYIATGIDIKLLQLLAEKLNFEYTIFLPKDDGRYGILYENGSWTGVTGMLQRGEVDISTLYSPIIEERMPVLDFSLPYYTLEKTFATDLPHPQPNYTVLLRPFQLDVWIALATFLILPIILDKGVFQRQQLSKPFTNLFKRAPPEMRNSVKRRILYGSWLMFQTIARFVYTSVVLSFLTVRPMPKGIKTIPELAEAVRKGTFRFYVPAGSLNAEFLAQSDSEDFRTIGLAIQKNYWMEVLEYRNEKIGEGKAIEGARAIFHIKYGKPPFSTVSVADDSFGIWSAGVMIRKGFCCLENINMAILRINNGGLYQKILDDEAFQQQYKLFSRKLPDSGVRKLGLEELSGSFFLLMLGYIISFLILIIERIYNRCTREEMQP encoded by the coding sequence ATGAAATTTCCAAAGTATCTGAAAGTTGCTACCACCACAGCTGGATCTTCAAAAGTGATAGAAACAGAAAATGGCTATATAGCTACAGGAATCGACATCAAGCTGCTCCAACTTTTGGCTGAAAAACTTAATTTCGAATATACTATTTTTCTGCCAAAGGATGACGGCAGGTATGGAATACTTTACGAAAATGGATCTTGGACTGGTGTCACGGGGATGCTGCAAAGAGGTGAAGTGGACATATCAACACTTTACTCGCCGATAATAGAGGAGCGAATGCCTGTGTTAGATTTTAGCCTTCCTTACTATACACTTGAAAAAACATTTGCCACAGACCTTCCTCACCCTCAGCCTAATTATACAGTCCTGTTAAGGCCATTCCAACTTGATGTTTGGATAGCACTTGCGACATTTCTAATTCTCCCAATAATTTTAGATAAAGGGGTTTTCCAAAGACAGCAACTTTCAAAGCCCTTTACAAACCTGTTTAAAAGAGCACCACCAGAAATGAGAAATTCTGTAAAGCGTAGAATTTTGTATGGATCTTGGCTGATGTTCCAGACCATTGCGCGATTCGTTTATACATCGGTAGTTTTGTCTTTCCTGACTGTTCGTCCAATGCCGAAAGGAATTAAGACGATCCCGGAACTTGCCGAGGCTGTCCGAAAAGGAACTTTCAGATTCTATGTTCCTGCGGGAAGCCTCAATGCCGAATTCTTGGCACAGAGCGACTCCGAAGACTTCCGAACAATTGGATTGGCGATACAGAAAAATTATTGGATGGAAGTTCTCGAGTACAGAAACGAGAAAATTGGAGAAGGAAAAGCCATTGAAGGAGCTCGCGccatttttcacataaaatatggGAAACCACCCTTTTCTACTGTTTCTGTTGCCGACGATTCGTTTGGAATTTGGAGCGCAGGGGTAATGATAAGAAAAGGATTTTGTTGTTTGGAGAATATTAACATGGCAATATTGAGAATCAATAATGGCGGACTCTACCAGAAAATATTAGATGACGAAGCTTTTCAGCAGCAGTATAAGCTTTTTTCGAGAAAATTACCTGATTCAGGTGTTAGAAAATTAGGGCTAGAAGAATTGTCAGGGAGTTTCTTCTTGCTCATGTTAGGCTACATTatatcatttttgatattaataatagaGCGAATTTATAACCGATGCACCAGAGAGGAAATGCAACCGTAA
- the LOC129984026 gene encoding synaptic vesicle glycoprotein 2C-like, with protein sequence MSGPREADPESESLLLKRDGSSYTEEATAGGGGASGDLTEMDYVDADVSVLSQFHEDALAQAGFGLFQYFLFLVLGLGLAADSIEVFVIAYVLPSAERELCMDDSRKGWLAATSFLGMMIGGLVWGNLGDKLGRRRTLVSALTTNAIFAVATAFMPTYGLLLLTRLGSGIGVGGSLPIVFTYYGEFLVKRHRGRHLSWLLTFWGIGGLFTALMAWLMITQPEAEGLGTRLSSWRVFLVVCSAPALLTVFGLFFLPESPRYLLECGQDVEAMYVYQKVFRINHKQSDEYPLSEMELPARRSSTPGPGPVGCLSDALEAFETFWGSFMQILWTPYTGMTMILIIVWTTTAFGFYGMSIWFPEYVRHLEIEKDQDRGNVTANVHIVNQKFGGLLEDVRFERVIFTNSTFEDALLSRCIFEECTFEKSAFRRVRSSKTFFLKSTFKKVDFESTDLYAFRFIDCVFLNSSFRKTVEDGCGLDLDLTTDLSDVFTENLIAQSAIIPGSIVSSFILDKFGRVKTMVTSLFLTSASAFFIWFLDTRTTVIAFEALFNFISISGWNAVDVITTESYPATLRSTGYGFLSAVSRLAAILGNLTFAHYISVSKALPVLTTATVLMVGALAALKLKETKDNLM encoded by the exons ATGAGCGGTCCCCGAGAAGCTGACCCTGAGAGCGAGTCCCTTCTTCTGAAACGTGATGGCTCCTCCTATACGGAGGAAGCTACGGCAGGAGGAGGGGGAGCTTCTGGTGATCTTACAGAGATGGATTATGTAGACGCCGATGTCTCAGTACTCTCCCAGTTTCACGAAGATGCTCTGGCTCAG GCTGGTTTCGGGCTGttccaatatttcctttttctggTTTTGGGCCTGGGGCTGGCGGCCGATTCCATCGAAGTGTTTGTCATCGCATACGTCTTGCCCAGCGCGGAGAGAGAGCTTTGCATGGACGACTCGAGAAAAGGATGGCTGG CTGCCACTTCCTTTCTTGGCATGATGATCGGCGGCCTGGTCTGGGGGAACTTGGGTGACAAGCTTGGCCGACGGAGGACCCTAGTGTCGGCCCTCACCACCAATGCCATCTTCGCAGTGGCCACTGCCTTCATGCCCACTTACGGGCTCTTACTGCTCACACGATTGGGAAGTGGAATCGG GGTGGGTGGTTCCCTTCCCATTGTATTCACTTACTATGGAGAATTTCTAGTGAAGCGCCACAGAGGGCGCCATTTGAGCTGGTTACTCACTTTCTGGGGAATCGGAGGACTCTTCACAGCGCTCATGGCTTGGCTCATGATCACGCAACCAG AGGCCGAGGGATTAGGAACGCGTCTCAGTAGTTGGCGGGTATTTCTGGTTGTGTGCTCCGCCCCTGCTCTTCTCACCGTCTTCGGACTCTTCTTTCTCCCAGAGAGCCCCCGCTACCTGCTGGAG tgtGGTCAAGATGTCGAAGCCATGTACGTTTATCAGAAAGTATTCCGGATCAACCACAAGCAAAGCGATGAATATccg ttgagTGAAATGGAGCTTCCTGCTAGGCGGAGCTCCACCCCTGGACCTGGGCCTGTGGGCTGTCTCTCGGATGCTCTAGAAGCCTTTGAAACA ttttgggGATCCTTTATGCAGATTTTGTGGACCCCATATACTGGAATGACCATGATACTCATCATAGTCTGGACGACCACCGCATTCGG GTTTTATGGCATGTCTATCTGGTTTCCGGAGTACGTGCGCCACCTGGAGATCGAAAAGGACCAAGATCGGGGGAACGTGACAGCCAATGTTCACATCGTCAATCAGAAATTCGGCGGTTTGCTGGAGGATGTCCGTTTCGAACGTGTGATCTTCACGAACAGTACATTCGAAGATGCCCTCCTTAGCCGATGCATCTTCGAGGAATGCACTTTTGAGAAATCCGCCTTCAGAAGAGTGAGGTCCTCCAAAACCTTCTTTTTAAAGTCCACATTCAAGAAAGTCGACTTTGAG AGCACAGACTTGTATGCATTTCGGTTCATTGATTGCGTGTTTTTGAATTCCTCATTCCGAAAGACGGTAGAAGACGGTTGCGGCCTGGACTTGGACTTGACAACGGATCTGAGTGACGTATTCACGGAAAATCTGATTGCTCAGTCAGCCATTATTCCCGGGAGCATCGTGTCGTCCTTCATCCTGGACAAGTTTGGAAGAGTTAAGACTATGG TGACGTCTCTATTTCTGACAAGCGCGAGCGCCTTCTTTATATGGTTCTTGGACACCCGGACGACTGTGATTGCTTTCGAGGCGCTCTTCAACTTCATCTCCATTTCCGGTTGGAACGCCGTTGACGTCATCACTACAGAGTCCTATCCGGCAACACTCAG GAGCACTGGCTACGGTTTTCTGAGCGCCGTAAGTCGTCTAGCAGCCATCCTCGGCAACCTGACCTTCGCCCACTACATCAGTGTTTCCAAAGCCCTTCCCGTCCTGACCACAGCCACCGTCCTCATGGTGGGAGCTCTGGCCGCCCTCAAACTTAAGGAAACAAAGGACAACCTCATGTGA